A window of the Halomarina salina genome harbors these coding sequences:
- a CDS encoding tyrosine-type recombinase/integrase → MSRSDGESGTDSTTTLSFDDVRWTTCDLEDFVNLYWKRVAPQLAAEGTDPESERPPYQWFRDHDARSFLAALRRHHDLSFGTFWTEHLVDQAETGYEWATTDEPTIDALERFLDRRRARYGLATSSVDTVRTRLNLYVRAYHEANETGDLLTPVQRDGSAPAYEAVDACYAAFDWLNEEAPRTYSARTLQRVRRVVDAWYQHLVGRRLAALNPASGLYDEFKWESQGSSTPALSADQVRQLMQATTTTAERLLVVALAGWGLRANEVAALHGSQFQQPENDSEVPYITFESRKNGPGEVSVLYGLDVFDVRLDELTADETWTGYLFPSPQGHSPHITRDTVRNRFQRLAVRAGLPDRIEGERPSPQLCRRFWYETYTAVLEGVLDGVEEIAAEQGSSDPEVVMQNYLSDSRSRHLRREFMRDQLAAAFDTD, encoded by the coding sequence ATGAGCCGTTCTGATGGCGAGAGCGGGACCGACTCGACAACTACGCTCTCGTTTGACGACGTCCGCTGGACAACGTGCGACCTCGAAGACTTCGTCAACCTGTACTGGAAACGGGTTGCTCCACAGCTTGCAGCGGAGGGAACTGACCCCGAATCTGAGCGGCCTCCCTACCAGTGGTTCCGAGACCACGATGCACGGTCATTTCTCGCTGCCCTGCGGCGACATCACGACCTATCGTTCGGAACGTTCTGGACCGAACACCTCGTCGATCAGGCTGAGACGGGCTATGAGTGGGCGACGACGGACGAGCCTACTATCGACGCACTGGAACGCTTCTTGGACCGTCGCCGGGCACGGTATGGGCTTGCGACATCGTCCGTCGACACGGTCAGGACACGTCTGAACCTCTACGTGCGGGCATACCACGAAGCGAACGAGACGGGCGACCTGCTAACGCCCGTCCAGCGCGACGGGTCCGCACCGGCGTACGAGGCTGTCGATGCCTGCTATGCGGCGTTCGACTGGCTAAATGAGGAAGCTCCCCGAACGTATAGCGCACGGACCCTCCAACGGGTTCGGCGAGTCGTTGACGCATGGTATCAACACCTGGTCGGCCGCCGTCTCGCCGCGCTCAACCCCGCGAGCGGGCTCTATGACGAGTTCAAGTGGGAGTCCCAAGGGTCGTCAACGCCCGCGCTCTCGGCCGATCAGGTTCGCCAGCTGATGCAGGCGACGACGACTACAGCAGAACGACTCCTGGTGGTTGCACTCGCTGGCTGGGGACTCCGAGCAAACGAGGTCGCCGCGCTGCACGGTTCGCAGTTCCAGCAACCAGAGAACGATAGCGAGGTCCCCTATATTACCTTCGAGTCGCGGAAAAACGGCCCTGGAGAGGTCTCTGTCCTGTACGGACTCGACGTGTTTGACGTTCGGCTTGATGAACTCACTGCCGACGAGACTTGGACGGGGTACCTCTTCCCGTCGCCGCAGGGGCACTCACCACACATCACGCGGGATACGGTCCGAAATCGTTTCCAGCGACTTGCTGTGCGGGCGGGGCTACCCGACCGGATTGAGGGTGAGCGCCCAAGTCCGCAACTGTGTCGTCGCTTCTGGTATGAGACGTACACCGCCGTTCTCGAAGGAGTGCTCGACGGGGTAGAGGAGATCGCGGCCGAACAGGGGAGCAGCGACCCGGAGGTCGTCATGCAGAACTATCTCTCCGATTCACGCTCCCGTCACCTTCGTCGCGAGTTCATGCGCGACCAGCTGGCTGCTGCATTTGACACGGACTAA
- a CDS encoding ABC transporter ATP-binding protein — translation MSVQVETLRKEFDVPEGVEVAVNDVSFEIGGDEFFTLVGPSGCGKTTTLRCIGGLETPTSGSVKFDGQNVTDVPPEKREVGMMFQNIALYPHMTVEENIAYPLKIRHVGDDEKHQRAKEAAEVMEVGELLQKYPGELSGGQRQRVALARTIVMDPTVFLMDEPLSDLDAKLKVRIRKEVQRIHKRLRVPFVYVTHDQEEAMSMSDKIAVMNNGDIEQVGTPKDLYNSPTNEFVASFIGNPTINLVDGETNYDDNNANVTAAGMEFSFDESTFHHTSSGSAIRLGFRPEHVSLEREQQTNAIEGTISILEPLGNTDLATVDSDVGELRAVIPAEGEGGFVFDEGDTVWVTPNPDRLYLFDADTGELLTRGAIS, via the coding sequence ATGTCAGTCCAGGTCGAGACTTTACGAAAAGAGTTCGATGTGCCGGAAGGGGTCGAGGTTGCTGTCAATGACGTCTCCTTTGAAATCGGGGGCGATGAGTTCTTTACCCTTGTTGGGCCATCTGGGTGTGGAAAAACGACGACTCTCCGGTGTATTGGAGGGCTCGAAACTCCAACGTCTGGATCGGTGAAGTTCGACGGACAGAACGTAACCGATGTCCCACCAGAGAAGCGTGAAGTGGGGATGATGTTCCAGAACATCGCCCTGTACCCACATATGACCGTGGAGGAGAACATTGCATACCCCCTCAAAATTCGACACGTCGGAGACGACGAAAAACACCAACGTGCGAAAGAGGCTGCGGAGGTGATGGAGGTTGGAGAGCTGCTTCAAAAGTATCCTGGTGAGCTGAGCGGGGGACAGCGTCAACGGGTAGCACTAGCGCGAACAATCGTTATGGACCCGACCGTATTCTTGATGGACGAACCCCTCAGTGACCTCGACGCCAAACTGAAGGTCCGAATTCGGAAAGAGGTTCAGCGAATCCATAAACGCCTCCGTGTACCTTTCGTCTATGTCACACACGATCAGGAGGAGGCAATGAGCATGAGCGACAAGATTGCCGTGATGAACAATGGGGACATCGAGCAGGTGGGCACACCAAAGGATTTGTATAACTCTCCCACAAATGAATTTGTAGCCTCTTTTATAGGTAATCCAACTATAAATTTGGTTGATGGAGAGACCAACTATGACGACAATAATGCCAATGTGACTGCAGCCGGGATGGAATTTTCGTTCGACGAGTCTACCTTTCACCACACCTCCAGTGGATCTGCTATCCGACTCGGTTTCCGCCCTGAACACGTTTCGCTTGAGCGTGAGCAGCAGACGAACGCAATTGAAGGGACGATCTCGATTCTCGAACCATTAGGTAATACAGACCTCGCTACGGTGGACAGTGATGTGGGAGAACTCCGAGCTGTTATTCCGGCGGAAGGTGAAGGGGGCTTCGTGTTTGACGAGGGAGACACAGTGTGGGTCACCCCGAATCCTGATCGGTTGTATCTATTTGACGCTGATACTGGAGAGCTATTGACTCGCGGCGCTATCTCCTGA
- a CDS encoding carbohydrate ABC transporter permease: MSNTEPTQELGGTYRRRDEVYEFLSRRRVMILLTTVPVLALFTFISLIPMAWGIVTTFFEVPLYTTWDWTWVGLSNYSLVLSREIFQQSFIRAVYFALGSVVVQLVFGVGLALLVNRSFRFAGAIRAIVMLPYLIPTAVVAYIAMWLGNSQYGILNQILVDVGLINSPIAWFGNAELVMPALIVANSWKFSIFVTLMTLARLQGIPDEYYEAATMAGANRYQRFRDVTLPNLKGVIFIVLLLRGIWMFNKFDIIWILTRGGPAEASKTLPIYGYNLAFQSSELSQATTVSTIMFAVLLVVAILYFHFLNPSEEVRVE; this comes from the coding sequence ATGAGCAATACAGAACCCACGCAAGAGCTGGGCGGCACGTATCGACGGCGAGACGAGGTCTACGAATTCCTTTCACGTCGTCGTGTGATGATCCTGTTGACCACGGTTCCAGTACTAGCCCTCTTCACCTTCATCTCACTAATCCCCATGGCTTGGGGAATTGTGACGACGTTCTTCGAGGTACCCCTGTATACGACGTGGGACTGGACTTGGGTTGGACTCAGCAACTATTCGCTGGTTCTCTCGCGCGAAATCTTCCAACAGTCGTTCATCCGAGCCGTTTACTTCGCACTGGGATCGGTTGTGGTACAGCTGGTGTTCGGTGTCGGTCTCGCACTACTGGTCAACCGATCGTTCCGATTTGCAGGCGCAATAAGAGCGATTGTCATGTTACCATATCTAATCCCGACAGCAGTCGTCGCGTACATCGCGATGTGGCTCGGTAATTCACAGTATGGGATTCTGAACCAAATCCTAGTTGACGTTGGCCTGATTAACAGTCCCATTGCTTGGTTTGGGAACGCTGAACTCGTGATGCCAGCATTGATTGTCGCCAACAGCTGGAAATTTTCGATATTTGTCACCCTAATGACCCTCGCGAGACTACAGGGTATTCCGGACGAATACTACGAGGCCGCGACAATGGCGGGCGCGAACCGCTATCAGCGGTTTCGAGACGTGACACTCCCCAATCTTAAGGGAGTCATTTTCATCGTGCTTCTGCTCAGAGGTATCTGGATGTTCAATAAATTCGATATCATCTGGATCCTCACACGTGGTGGGCCCGCGGAAGCCAGCAAGACGCTGCCGATTTACGGCTACAATTTGGCGTTCCAGTCCTCAGAGCTGTCTCAAGCGACGACAGTTTCGACAATCATGTTCGCCGTCCTACTCGTAGTCGCGATATTGTACTTCCACTTCCTGAATCCGTCTGAAGAGGTGCGTGTCGAATGA
- a CDS encoding BrxA family protein — MDLTMCGLLIERAEELARLYAEHGNWNEVKEIWFDERLSNRSTRGSSQKIYRVLTSRFKNAPTALPNPSTLPAIFDECQTTRDKAQILYLYLVSDDSLVRYVVHEYVARLTEGNPNPLDFSNETLVDILTQLEYSDGDSFDYAESTTERWCEGFRSVVREIGVLDGQQSVVGESPSIGDISLLVAMDYSYESGDDEWLTAPRGLLYLFQPENRWEELFDRVVSTDAWEYLELHGDLDVRPSDEPYSWALDGGES; from the coding sequence ATGGATCTAACCATGTGTGGGCTCCTCATCGAGCGAGCCGAGGAACTCGCCCGACTCTACGCCGAACACGGAAACTGGAACGAAGTCAAAGAGATCTGGTTCGACGAACGACTGTCGAACCGAAGCACGCGGGGGAGCTCCCAGAAGATATACCGCGTACTGACGTCGCGATTCAAGAACGCTCCTACGGCGCTCCCGAATCCCAGCACTCTGCCAGCGATCTTCGATGAGTGCCAGACGACCCGCGACAAAGCGCAGATCCTCTATCTATACCTCGTGTCGGACGATTCGCTCGTCCGGTACGTCGTTCACGAATACGTCGCCCGTCTCACGGAGGGCAATCCGAATCCGCTCGACTTCTCGAACGAGACGCTTGTCGATATCCTCACTCAGCTCGAGTACTCTGACGGGGACTCCTTCGACTACGCGGAGTCGACGACCGAGCGATGGTGCGAGGGCTTTCGATCAGTGGTGCGCGAAATTGGTGTCCTCGACGGGCAGCAATCGGTCGTGGGTGAATCTCCGTCGATAGGCGATATCTCGTTGCTCGTCGCAATGGACTATTCATACGAGAGCGGCGATGACGAGTGGCTCACTGCTCCGCGCGGGTTACTCTATCTCTTCCAGCCCGAGAACCGTTGGGAGGAGCTCTTCGACCGGGTTGTGAGCACTGACGCGTGGGAGTACCTCGAGCTGCACGGTGATCTCGACGTGCGTCCAAGTGATGAGCCGTACTCGTGGGCACTCGATGGAGGTGAGAGCTAA
- a CDS encoding BREX protein BrxB domain-containing protein, with the protein MTDSPYRAFKEKLCTFADGQAGIRNPFVIAAVDPAVEHRAAKRLSAWASGANEAPVINEEVTVQPIWLDELLPKTKVYNLSVALGGETSAERIEETMQDRLAEELVQEMISNEIGDDKLETQSHIVLLLNLGSLYPFTRASELLDELDRRNVRSTIGIPFPGDVVGGKLSFFGGDSRHYYPAHQIDGQIREVHLQQ; encoded by the coding sequence ATGACCGACTCACCGTACCGTGCGTTCAAAGAGAAACTCTGTACGTTCGCCGACGGTCAGGCCGGTATCCGGAATCCGTTCGTCATCGCCGCCGTCGACCCGGCGGTCGAACACCGAGCTGCAAAACGACTGAGCGCGTGGGCAAGTGGAGCCAACGAAGCTCCCGTAATCAACGAGGAAGTCACTGTCCAGCCAATCTGGCTCGACGAGCTTCTTCCCAAGACCAAGGTGTACAACCTATCCGTTGCCCTCGGCGGCGAAACGAGCGCGGAACGTATTGAGGAAACGATGCAGGACCGGCTTGCTGAAGAGTTGGTTCAAGAGATGATCTCAAACGAGATCGGCGATGACAAACTCGAAACCCAGAGCCACATCGTCCTGCTCCTCAACCTCGGCAGCCTCTACCCATTCACGCGTGCCTCGGAACTCCTCGACGAACTCGACCGCCGAAACGTCCGATCGACGATCGGGATCCCCTTCCCAGGCGATGTCGTCGGGGGGAAGTTGAGCTTCTTCGGCGGTGACTCGCGGCACTACTACCCAGCGCATCAGATCGACGGCCAGATCCGTGAGGTGCATCTCCAACAATGA
- a CDS encoding ABC transporter substrate-binding protein, translated as MPKHGNGADRTFATKRMNRRRFLAGAGAAGIIGLSGCLGGGNNGGSSNNTDSGGGGGGATTSTGEWGDFSGKTVHVVAESPGQGMTEAYDKIANEFQKATGAKVNMDYTEAGAGTGERVAQLISAGNPPEVIHSTQLEAVKFLNQDVLQPIGDTLDAVSESWGEVGEPIRLTANDQDYMVPMYLERGIDWRRDDVYEANPSTWEEEVAEAKRVDGTNGLNGYYVGAGNDVCNQIQIHSRLRENGARMYHRKDDEIQIAIDDGGENKQLWIETLNHLKRLHKYSPKAADASCGSLSNAIPSGQSAAGWYVGFRPKLIAGRQNKSFAKNVRPYFPKQSDEALTHGQSVGWVQGKGADATDAAREWMRFAYQPEYWTDFMMSVPIHNIPAFPKVRNGDAYQQALQQFVEESSGHSMDVIQQFFDLTVERGMNPAIAVEGGNPYAGTLMFGSDIITRPVQEVLLNDVDPATAVENVHQTAVNALEQAKS; from the coding sequence ATGCCAAAGCATGGCAATGGAGCGGACAGAACGTTTGCCACGAAGAGAATGAATCGGCGCCGGTTTCTCGCAGGTGCAGGGGCCGCCGGCATTATCGGGTTGAGTGGCTGTCTCGGTGGTGGAAACAATGGCGGCAGTTCTAACAACACGGATTCAGGTGGTGGGGGCGGTGGTGCGACCACTTCTACAGGTGAATGGGGGGACTTCAGTGGGAAAACTGTACACGTGGTGGCTGAATCTCCAGGTCAGGGAATGACTGAAGCGTATGACAAGATTGCCAACGAGTTCCAGAAAGCGACCGGAGCCAAGGTCAACATGGACTACACGGAGGCAGGAGCAGGAACGGGCGAACGTGTCGCCCAGCTCATTAGTGCCGGTAACCCTCCGGAAGTCATCCATTCAACGCAACTGGAAGCAGTGAAGTTTCTGAATCAGGACGTCTTGCAGCCTATCGGTGATACACTCGATGCGGTATCTGAGTCATGGGGGGAGGTGGGAGAGCCCATTCGACTTACGGCGAACGATCAAGACTACATGGTCCCGATGTACCTCGAGCGTGGAATCGATTGGCGTCGGGACGACGTTTATGAGGCCAACCCATCAACGTGGGAAGAGGAGGTAGCAGAAGCAAAGCGGGTAGATGGAACGAACGGTCTCAATGGGTACTACGTCGGCGCAGGCAACGACGTCTGTAATCAGATTCAGATACATTCTCGGCTCAGAGAGAACGGGGCTCGGATGTACCACCGGAAAGACGACGAGATTCAGATTGCTATTGACGATGGTGGAGAGAACAAGCAACTCTGGATTGAGACATTGAACCACCTCAAGCGACTTCACAAATACTCGCCAAAAGCTGCGGACGCTTCCTGTGGGTCACTCTCGAACGCTATCCCCTCTGGCCAGAGCGCAGCCGGGTGGTATGTTGGCTTCAGGCCGAAACTTATCGCTGGTCGACAAAACAAATCGTTTGCAAAGAACGTTCGTCCGTACTTCCCGAAGCAGAGCGACGAGGCTCTAACACACGGCCAGTCGGTCGGGTGGGTGCAGGGGAAAGGTGCTGATGCGACCGACGCAGCAAGAGAGTGGATGCGTTTCGCTTACCAACCGGAATACTGGACGGATTTCATGATGTCGGTACCAATCCACAACATCCCTGCGTTCCCGAAAGTTCGCAACGGCGATGCATACCAGCAGGCGTTGCAGCAGTTCGTTGAAGAGAGCTCTGGGCACAGTATGGATGTGATACAACAGTTCTTCGACCTTACTGTTGAACGAGGGATGAATCCAGCAATCGCAGTCGAAGGTGGTAATCCATATGCTGGTACCCTGATGTTTGGAAGCGATATTATCACGCGCCCAGTCCAGGAAGTCCTGCTTAATGATGTCGACCCGGCAACGGCTGTAGAAAACGTTCATCAGACCGCAGTAAACGCGCTCGAACAGGCGAAGTCGTAA
- a CDS encoding ParA family protein, whose translation MSEAPHGWGVVPSTGIPTIAFGNQKGGTGKTTATINSAAALAVRGHDVLAIDMDPQADLTKGLGLGPGDDTDPSNPKNDLPNRLVTDDANLLDVLVDNPRTHDTNLSEIVIEASEYEHLNYDLVPSHKDMGLARDWMDDASARLALQTALDGLVEDGYDYDYIVIDCPPDLSVLTDAAFIAAQNVFLAAQTQATSRDALDDLWDQLESIEDNQQIEIAIVGLLANMYREDGQSRKFLEAFDESFAAMAPIFKLPMRVAIQRAWDNGRDIFEWEDANDQHVERDLFLEIADTMERAFDKTQVEA comes from the coding sequence ATGAGTGAAGCTCCCCATGGGTGGGGTGTCGTTCCGTCGACGGGCATCCCGACGATTGCGTTCGGAAATCAGAAGGGTGGAACCGGCAAGACGACAGCGACGATCAACAGCGCCGCGGCGCTCGCCGTCCGGGGCCACGATGTTTTGGCGATCGACATGGACCCCCAGGCCGACCTGACCAAAGGCCTTGGTTTGGGACCGGGCGATGATACTGACCCCTCGAACCCGAAAAATGACCTGCCAAACAGGCTCGTCACTGACGACGCGAACTTACTCGACGTCCTCGTCGATAACCCGCGCACACATGACACCAACCTTTCCGAAATCGTCATCGAGGCCAGTGAGTACGAGCACCTGAACTATGATCTTGTTCCGAGTCACAAGGATATGGGTCTCGCGCGTGATTGGATGGACGATGCGAGTGCTCGACTCGCCCTCCAAACTGCTCTTGATGGGCTGGTCGAAGACGGGTATGACTATGACTACATTGTCATCGACTGCCCGCCGGACCTCTCTGTACTAACGGACGCGGCGTTCATCGCCGCCCAGAACGTGTTTCTTGCCGCCCAAACACAGGCGACGTCACGAGACGCGCTCGATGATCTCTGGGACCAGCTGGAATCTATCGAAGACAACCAGCAAATCGAGATCGCGATCGTCGGACTGCTGGCAAACATGTATCGCGAGGACGGCCAGTCTCGGAAGTTCCTCGAAGCGTTCGACGAGTCGTTCGCGGCGATGGCACCCATCTTCAAACTCCCAATGCGGGTGGCGATTCAGCGTGCGTGGGATAACGGACGAGACATCTTCGAATGGGAGGACGCGAATGACCAACACGTAGAGCGTGACCTGTTCTTGGAGATTGCGGACACGATGGAGCGAGCGTTCGATAAAACGCAGGTGGAGGCCTGA
- a CDS encoding AAA family ATPase codes for MTVEHSEATLDIASTRWYCTQFFVDYYKATSEWDAEKRRHERTGTVVEELLKTFVETEVFSGAELTALKSVCQTSSVIGQEKTIERVRATGGAPDRLDAVVELIQSEEELGIIGGTALKVAAPTDDVEVQLIDSFATLIDETAENQALDTAVKTILDLPVQDVGLATLTPVFCLLYPERYPIVNHQTKVSIKACLDLDVPKDPDEYFEAIELFSAIRADFDFEDNFRHLDFYCYWANERTDVNEWFRSNDIADRAVWQLNAGLETDGGPDTLWPLWREHGLCSIGWDIGDLSKLSRDEIDARAASESSADAGVCLKRFRDALTPGTIVLAKDGEQLLGIGVIQSEAYRYHPNAFDEHVPAESVSHPHLRPVEWVAITSGDEGPVSSWAPEQGLSAQKTLAQTNHFESIRYALANRTPSLREDLFDIEREVAAVSAARHPSTDTEDPPSSEHETSPDDELDRTPVEEPPISEAAPYYWVSQGNKEELEEEYLQAPDDSQPHHDLRKLAPGDIVFNYREGAVVGYSEVTSEPYYYQVDTEEQLRVDIDLQRFSEPLQFADVFAYLIRDDVRLDTYYPVNKAGMNQQYLFNLSEKAGEYLLTQGNRQRAPERLTKRLSLPRVDPELPNQLYYPPTQARQLRSQLSAAINSGKHVILTGPPGTGKSKIAEAICSQATTLDSVDDWVFTTATAEWTAYDTVGGYMPRRDSDELAFSPGQFLRCFRDRDGTLVNKWLVIDELNRSDIDKAFGQVFSVLAGDSVELPYEGDGHPSTPVRIEAVNEKTDPQRRDRIATDPDRYPITGAWRLIGTMNTADKASLYEMSYAFMRRFAFVHVGIPEIATEDGLARQWLLDPTYDSPGTQPANYASAWLDGETGDERTALHETLSAIGPRLAVLWSNIEGGRPIGPAIIHDIVSYVHASDGSATNGDNLTDALIALVFPQFEGMRPEQQRTLIQSLDTPRRCVTQPGRGDSESSTTQDPVAPELATDRLYRTAEDMFGITLTDESDDS; via the coding sequence GTGACAGTCGAGCATTCCGAGGCTACGCTGGATATTGCGTCGACACGTTGGTACTGTACACAGTTCTTTGTTGACTACTACAAGGCTACCTCGGAATGGGACGCAGAGAAGCGTCGACACGAGCGAACAGGCACAGTCGTCGAGGAGCTGCTAAAAACGTTCGTCGAGACTGAGGTCTTTTCAGGGGCTGAGCTGACGGCGCTGAAATCAGTCTGTCAGACATCGTCAGTGATCGGCCAGGAGAAGACTATCGAGCGGGTGAGAGCAACTGGTGGCGCACCCGATCGTCTTGATGCGGTCGTTGAGCTCATTCAGAGCGAGGAGGAACTCGGAATCATCGGCGGGACAGCGCTGAAGGTTGCAGCCCCCACTGATGATGTCGAAGTGCAGCTCATCGATTCGTTTGCGACGCTCATCGACGAAACAGCCGAAAACCAAGCGTTGGATACAGCTGTGAAAACCATCCTCGATCTCCCTGTCCAAGACGTCGGATTGGCGACGCTCACGCCGGTTTTCTGCCTACTCTATCCGGAACGATACCCGATCGTAAATCACCAAACGAAAGTCAGTATCAAGGCATGTCTCGATCTCGACGTTCCGAAGGATCCGGACGAATACTTTGAAGCAATCGAGCTTTTTTCCGCTATTCGGGCCGACTTCGACTTCGAGGACAACTTTCGACACTTGGACTTCTACTGCTACTGGGCAAACGAACGGACCGACGTCAACGAGTGGTTTCGGTCAAACGATATCGCAGATCGAGCAGTATGGCAGTTGAACGCCGGCCTTGAGACAGATGGTGGACCCGACACCCTATGGCCGCTCTGGAGAGAACACGGCCTCTGCTCTATTGGGTGGGATATCGGAGATCTCTCCAAGCTGAGCCGTGATGAAATCGATGCCAGAGCCGCATCCGAGTCGAGTGCCGATGCCGGTGTCTGTCTCAAGCGGTTCCGGGATGCGCTCACACCGGGAACAATCGTGCTTGCAAAGGACGGTGAGCAGCTCCTGGGTATTGGAGTCATTCAATCGGAGGCGTACCGGTATCACCCAAACGCGTTCGACGAGCACGTCCCTGCAGAATCAGTTTCACATCCACATCTTCGACCTGTCGAGTGGGTTGCGATCACATCGGGCGATGAAGGCCCGGTGTCGAGTTGGGCCCCCGAACAAGGTCTCTCCGCTCAGAAGACACTGGCTCAGACGAACCACTTCGAGTCGATCCGATACGCGCTCGCGAACCGAACACCATCCCTTCGTGAGGACCTCTTCGATATCGAACGAGAGGTCGCAGCAGTGAGTGCGGCCCGCCACCCCTCGACCGACACAGAAGATCCTCCTTCGTCAGAACACGAAACGTCGCCTGACGACGAACTCGATCGAACTCCCGTTGAGGAGCCACCGATATCAGAAGCGGCTCCGTACTACTGGGTCAGTCAGGGCAACAAAGAGGAACTCGAGGAAGAATACCTCCAAGCTCCCGACGACAGTCAACCACACCACGACCTCCGAAAGCTTGCCCCCGGAGATATCGTGTTCAACTACCGAGAGGGGGCGGTAGTCGGTTACTCTGAGGTAACGTCAGAGCCATACTACTACCAAGTCGATACTGAAGAGCAGCTCCGTGTCGACATCGACCTGCAGCGGTTCAGTGAACCGCTCCAATTCGCCGATGTTTTCGCATACCTGATTCGTGACGACGTTAGACTCGATACGTACTATCCTGTCAACAAAGCTGGGATGAACCAGCAGTATCTGTTTAACCTGAGCGAGAAGGCCGGGGAGTATCTCCTCACGCAGGGTAATCGTCAGCGGGCCCCCGAGCGCCTCACCAAACGACTGTCGCTGCCACGGGTCGATCCTGAACTCCCCAACCAACTGTATTATCCACCTACACAGGCACGCCAGCTTCGCTCACAGCTCTCGGCGGCGATCAATTCCGGAAAACACGTTATTTTGACGGGGCCGCCAGGCACTGGCAAATCAAAGATTGCTGAGGCGATCTGTAGTCAAGCAACAACGCTCGATTCGGTCGATGACTGGGTGTTTACCACGGCGACTGCGGAATGGACGGCATACGACACGGTCGGGGGCTACATGCCACGACGCGACAGCGATGAGCTTGCGTTCTCGCCAGGGCAGTTCCTTCGATGTTTCCGAGATCGGGACGGGACGCTCGTGAACAAGTGGCTGGTGATCGACGAACTGAACCGATCTGACATCGATAAAGCGTTCGGACAGGTGTTCTCTGTTCTGGCCGGTGATTCCGTCGAGCTCCCGTACGAGGGGGACGGTCATCCATCGACCCCGGTTCGTATCGAAGCGGTAAACGAAAAGACGGACCCACAGCGCCGTGACCGAATCGCGACAGATCCCGATCGGTATCCGATCACTGGGGCCTGGCGGCTTATTGGAACGATGAACACGGCCGACAAAGCCTCGCTCTATGAGATGTCGTACGCGTTCATGCGACGCTTTGCGTTCGTCCACGTGGGGATTCCCGAAATCGCGACGGAGGACGGACTCGCTCGACAGTGGTTGTTAGATCCGACTTACGACTCCCCCGGGACGCAACCCGCGAATTACGCGTCAGCGTGGCTCGACGGTGAGACAGGGGATGAGCGAACAGCCCTCCACGAAACGTTGTCGGCAATTGGCCCCCGGTTGGCGGTTCTATGGTCGAACATTGAGGGTGGTCGTCCTATCGGTCCCGCCATCATCCACGACATTGTCTCCTACGTCCACGCCTCCGATGGGAGCGCAACTAACGGTGATAATCTGACGGATGCGTTGATCGCACTTGTCTTCCCTCAGTTTGAAGGAATGCGTCCCGAACAACAGCGAACTCTTATTCAGTCGCTCGACACCCCACGGCGGTGCGTTACTCAGCCTGGCCGTGGTGACTCGGAGTCGAGTACCACGCAGGATCCGGTCGCACCGGAGTTAGCGACCGATCGCCTGTATCGAACCGCCGAGGATATGTTCGGTATCACACTCACCGATGAGTCCGACGACTCGTAG